From Pirellulales bacterium, the proteins below share one genomic window:
- the lysA gene encoding diaminopimelate decarboxylase, giving the protein MSTVPTFSPLRTQIAGIPVCELAQQFGTPVYVYDAAKIIERISDLRAFDVIRYAQKACSNLAILDLVRREGALVDAVSAGEIQRAMKVGYKPVGDDPKAPPPLVYTADIFDHEALDLVVQHGIHVNCGSADMIDQLGERAPGRHLTLRINPGFGHGHSRKTNTGGEQSKHGIWHSDLAECLRRADAHGLGVTSLHMHIGSGTDLEHLKHVCDAMETAAHEVGRTITSISAGGGLPVPYRAEQSYVDLAAYFKLWDATRKKLEDAFGHKISLEIEPGRYLSAEAGYLVTEIRAVKRMGENSYYLVDAGFNNLARPILYGAYHPMSIVPRSGDGHDRPLNNVVVGGPLCESGDIFTQEDGGFVCTRPLPAAEVGELLVIEVAGAYGFVMGSNYNSKPLAAEVLIREGEATLIRSRQSFDDLIRGEVLPLGE; this is encoded by the coding sequence ATGTCAACGGTCCCTACATTTTCTCCGCTTCGCACACAAATTGCCGGCATTCCCGTCTGCGAGCTGGCCCAGCAATTTGGCACCCCGGTTTATGTCTATGACGCTGCTAAAATAATCGAGCGGATCAGCGATCTGCGGGCGTTCGACGTGATTCGCTACGCTCAAAAGGCCTGCTCGAATCTGGCGATTTTAGATTTGGTGCGGCGCGAAGGAGCATTGGTCGATGCCGTCAGCGCCGGCGAGATTCAGCGAGCGATGAAAGTTGGTTACAAGCCCGTGGGCGACGATCCCAAAGCGCCGCCGCCGCTGGTTTACACTGCCGACATCTTCGATCACGAAGCACTTGACCTTGTCGTCCAGCACGGCATTCATGTGAACTGCGGCTCGGCCGACATGATCGATCAACTCGGCGAGCGAGCGCCGGGGCGTCACCTTACGCTGCGAATCAATCCCGGCTTCGGCCACGGTCATAGCCGCAAGACGAACACCGGTGGCGAGCAATCGAAGCATGGCATCTGGCACAGCGACTTGGCTGAGTGCTTGCGGCGCGCCGACGCCCACGGCCTCGGCGTGACGAGTTTGCACATGCACATCGGCTCGGGGACCGATCTCGAACACTTGAAACACGTCTGCGACGCGATGGAGACAGCCGCACACGAAGTCGGCCGGACGATCACCAGCATCAGCGCTGGCGGCGGATTGCCGGTTCCGTATCGCGCCGAGCAGTCGTACGTCGATCTCGCCGCGTACTTCAAACTATGGGACGCGACGCGGAAGAAGCTCGAAGATGCATTCGGCCACAAAATCTCACTCGAGATCGAGCCTGGCCGCTATCTGTCGGCCGAGGCGGGCTACTTGGTGACCGAGATTCGCGCGGTCAAACGAATGGGTGAGAACTCGTATTACTTAGTTGACGCAGGATTCAATAACCTCGCGCGGCCGATTCTCTACGGGGCTTATCACCCGATGTCGATTGTGCCGCGCAGTGGCGACGGCCATGACCGGCCACTGAACAATGTTGTGGTGGGAGGTCCGTTGTGCGAATCGGGGGATATCTTCACGCAAGAAGATGGGGGCTTCGTCTGCACGCGGCCATTGCCAGCGGCGGAAGTGGGGGAGCTACTGGTGATCGAAGTCGCCGGCGCGTACGGCTTTGTGATGGGAAGCAATTACAACAGCAAGCCGCTGGCGGCGGAGGTGCTCATTCGTGAGGGAGAGGCAACGTTGATTCGGTCTCGACAATCGTTTGACGATCTAATCCGTGGAGAAGTATTACCATTAGGCGAATGA